The following is a genomic window from Parabacteroides johnsonii DSM 18315.
CGAAATTCGTGTTTCCTGAAGCCAAATCCGTAAAAAAGTCCACTTACAGGAAAGGAGGAAGAAAATAATGACTACCTTTGCCACTGATTCACTGTTCATAATCTGTTTCACCTCGTTGATACTCGTTATTTACTGTGGATTTAGTGGCGGCACTCGGAGGGATACCGGGTGCCTTTTTCTTACCTCCTATCCAACCCACAATCTTATTTTTCACCACTAAATCCATCAGAAAATGAAACAGAACAAGAAAACCGTCCCGGCGGAACTGTCCTACTACGGGCTGTACCTGCTGGACTATCTGAGAAAATACCATCCCGACAAAGTTTCCGACAAAGACCTTATTGCAGAAAGGGAGGAAGCCGCCACCGCCACCTTTGAAAAGGAAAGGCGGACGGGAGGCACGGTGGAGTATGCCCACGAGGAAGCCATGCGTATCCTGCTGCACGGGCTGCACTTTTCGCCCTACGCCCTGCTGCGCGAGGTCGTGGAAAACGAGTTCGCCAACGAGGTGGCGGAATCCGACCACGAGGCGTTCTGTCGCAAGCTCTACCCCTATCTGACAAACCTGTTCGCCGGTTACGACACGTCGGACGACACCTTCGCCCTGTCGCCCGCACACGACCTGCTCTACACGGAGCTGGTGGGAACCGTCATGCTTTATCTGGAGGGTACACATGGCGTTCAATAGGAAACAGAAGCTGCGCGACAACATCGAGGCGGTACGCACGGCGTTCACGCTTGACCGGGAGCGGCGCACCCCGACGGAAAGGGAACGTGCGCTATTAGAGCGTTACTGCGGCTTCGGGGGCCTGAAGTGCATCCTGAACCCGGCAAGGGAACTGGCGGACGCAGCGCGATGGGCGAAGTCCGACCTCGAACTGTTCGCGCCTACCGTGGAACTGCACCGTGTCATCAGGGAAAACAGCAAGGACGAAACGGAGTACAAACGCTACATGGACTCGCTGAAAGCCTCGGTGCTGACGGCGTTCTACACCCCGAAAACCGTCACGGACACCATCGCGGACGTGCTGCACGACAAGAAGGTGCACCCCAACCTCGTGCTGGAGCCGTCGGCGGGCATGGGCGCGTTCATCGGCTCGGTGCTGTCGGGCAACCCGCAGGCGGAGGTGATGGCCTTCGAGAAAGACCTGCTGACGGGCAAGATGCTGGGACACCTGTACCCGCAGCAGAAGATACGCACGGAGGGCTTCGAGAAGATAGAAAAGCCGTTCCTGAACCGTTTTGACCTTGCCATATCCAACATCCCTTTCGGGGACATCGCGGTGTTCGACCCGGAATACGCCAACGGCTCGGTGTTCAAGAAGATAGCGGCAAGGAAGGTGCATACCTATTTCTTCCTGAAAGGGCTGGACGCGGTGCGTGACGGCGGCATCGTGGCGTTCATCACCTCGCAGGGGGTATTGAATACGGAAAGCAACGGCGGCACACGCTACATGATGACGAGGAAAGCGGACTTGGTGTCCGCCATCCGCTTGCCGAACAACCTGTTCACGGAAGATGCCAACACGGAAGTGGGGTGCGACTTGATAATCCTGCAAAAGAACGAGGGCAAGGAGGAACTTTCCGAAGAAGACAAAAGATTTGGCGACGTGGTAAAGAGCAACCACACGAACATTGTTTCCAACGGGTATTTCCTCGACCACCCGGAGCGCATCATCCATACCGACGCGAAAAGGGACACCGACCCTTACGGCAAGCCCGCTATGGTCTATACGCACAGCGGCGGCGTGGAGGGCATCGCCATGGACTTGTACCAAATGCTGTCGGCGGACTTGTCGGAACGACTGAACTTGAACCGTTATAACGGCATCAAGGAAGAAAAGCTGGAAACCAAGCAGACAATTGTCGTGCAGCGTATGCAGACGGAGGCGAAAAAAGGAAATGATGTCAAGGCGGTTGCCGGACAACAAGCGGATGCAAAAAGAGAGGAAAATCCGGTGCGGCAGGAAGTGGTACAGATTGCAGCCATACCGCAGGAGGTGGAGACCAAACGGCCCGAAGCACCCATTATGGACTTGTACGACCTGTTCGGCTATACGCAGGAAGAACGGCGGCTGGCGGAACGCGGGCTGAAACCGGAACGGAAGAGAAGCGGTAAGTCCAAAGGGAAGAAAGCCGTGCAGCCTACCTTGTTCGTACTCCCGGAGAGCGGAAAGGAGGAAGCGGCGAAAAAAGAGACCGGGAAAGTGAAAGCCGAATCCACAGAAGCGGCTTCCGGCATCACGTCCATTACTCCGGAAGAAGCGCAGGAAATGGAGGAAATCATCCGCAACGGGATGGATATGCCGCAAGTGTCCCGACAGGAAACCGTGTCTGTCGCCTCACCCGATGTGAAAGACGTTTCCGAAACCGCAGAGGACGAAGACCCGGAGGATGCCATCTACCGCAGTCTGGACTGGGAGACCAACCCGCCCATCAACGGCTTCTATGAGATGATGATGTCGCTCACGCCGGAACGCCGGGCGGAACTGCGCCGCCTCGGTCGGGAGAAGATGGACGCCAATGCCGCCAAGCAAATTGAAGCTAAGAACGTGGCGCAACCATCGTCCTTGCGTCCAATCTATCCGATTGAAAACGGTTTTGAGGCGGAACGGAAAGCACAAATCGAGCGCGTGGAGAGGGAAATGCGCGAGGAAGAAGCCGCCCTGACACCCGAAGAGCGGCAACGCCGGAAAGAGGAAGCGATGACACCGCGCCCGTTCAAGGGCATTATGGAGCCGTATTTGAAAGAAGGCTCATTAGTATGGGAACACACGGGCGGCATCCGCTTCCAAATCGGGGTGCTGAAAGATGTCACCAAGTACGGGGCGACTTTCCAGCCGCTCGACATGGAGGGGATGCAGGCGCAGAAGGCACAGCTATACATTGACTTGCGCAACACTTATGAACGGCTCTACGCCCACGAAGCGGAGAACCACGAGGAAAACGCCCTGCTGCGCCGCAACCTGAACACCTACTACGACGAGTTCGTCATGCGCTACGGCAACCTGAACGCCAAGCACAACGCGAAGCTCATCCTGATGGACGCTTCGGGGCGCAATATGCTCTCGTTGGAACGTGGCGAGGACGGGCAGTTCGTCAAGGCGGACATCTTCGATCGTCCCGTTTCCTTTTCGCAGGAAACATTGGTCGAAGTGGAGTCGCCTGAAGAAGCCCTGTCCGCCTCGCTCAACCTGTACGGCGGAGTGAACCTGCCCTACATGGAATCCCTCTGCGACCTGCCGCAAACGGACCTGCTGGAAGCCCTGAAAGGACGGGTGTTCTACAACCCGCTGGCGGAGGGCTACGAGATTGCCGACCGCTTCATCGCCGGGAACGTGGTGCAGAAAGTGGCCGACGTGGAGGGCTGGATTAGGGAACACGGGGAACACGCAATGCTGCCGCAGGCGGAAGAGTCGCTCGAAGCCCTGAAAGCCGCCGTGCCCGAACAAATCCCCTTCGAGGACTTGGACTTCAACTTCGGGGAGCGTTGGATACCCACGGGCGTGTATGCCGCCTACATGAGCCGCCTGTTCGACACGGACGTGCGGATAACCTACTCGGAGAGCCTTGACGAGTATTCGGTGAGCTGCGCCTACAAGACGATGAAAATCACGGACGAGTTCTTGGTGAAGGGCTATTACCGCAACTACGACGGCATGAACCTGCTGAAACACGCGCTGCACAACACCTGCCCGGACATGATGAAAAGCATCGGCAAGGACGAGAACGGCAACGACATCAAGGTGCGAGACAGCGAGGGCATCCAGCTTGCCAATGCGAAGATTGACGAGATACGAAACGGCTTCACCGAATGGCTGGAGGAACAGTCGCCGGAGTTCAAGAAACGCCTGACGGACATGTACAACGACAAGTTCAACTGCTTCGTGCGCCCGAAGTACGACGGCTCGCACCAGAAGTTCCCGGACTTGGACTTGAAAGGCTTGGGGATAAAGGACTTGTACCCCTCGCAGAAGGACTGCATCTGGATGCTGAAACAGAACGGCGGCGGAGTGGCGGACCATGAAGTCGGAACCGGCAAAACATTGATAATGTGCGTGTCAGCGCACGAGATGAAGCGTCTGGGCTTGGTACACAAGCCGATGATTATCGGGCTGAAAGCCAACGTGAGGGAGATAGCCGAGACCTACCGCAAAGCTTACCCCAACGCCCGCATTCTCTATGCCTCGGAGAAGGACTTTGCCGCCGCCAACCGTGTCCGTTTCTTCAATGACATCAAGAACAACGACTGGGATTGCGTCATCATGTCGCACGACCAGTTCGGGAAGATACCGCAGTCACCGGAATTGCAGCAGCGCATCTTGCAGGCGGAGCTGGACACAGTGGAGGAAAACCTTGAAGTGTTGCGTGGGCAGGGCAAGGACGTGTCACGCGCCATGCTGCGTGGCTTGGAGAAACGCAAGTTCAACCTGCAAGCGAAGCTGGAAAAGGTGGAATACGCCATCAAGACAAGGACGGACGACGTGGCGGACTTCAAACAGATGGGTATTGACCACCTGTTCATCGACGAGAGCCACCAGTTCAAGAACCTGACGTTCAACACGCGCCATGACCGTGTGGCGGGACTGGGCAACTCCGAGGGAAGCCAGAAGGCGTTGAACCTGCTGTTCGCCATCCGCACCATACAGGAACGGACGGGCAGGGACTTGGGGGCGACTTTCCTGTCAGGAACTACGATTTCCAACAGCCTTACGGAACTGTATCTGCTGTTCAAGTACCTGCGCCCGAAGGCGTTGGAGAAGCAGGACATCCGCTGTTTCGACGCATGGGCGGCGATATTCGCCAAGAAGACGACGGACTTCGAGTTCAACGTGACGAACACCATCGTGCAGAAGGAACGCTTCCGATACTTTATCAAAGTGCCGGAACTGGCGGCGTTCTACAACGAGATAACCGACTACCGCACGGCGGAGGATGTGGGCGTGGACCGTCCGAAGAAGAACGAGATACTGCATCACATACCGCCCACGCCCGACCAGGAGTATTTCATCAAACAACTGATGGAGTTTGCCAAGACAGGAAATGCGATGGTACTTGGCAGGCTGCCGTTGTCGGAGACGGAGGAAAAGGCGAAGATGCTCATCGCCACGGACTATGCGAGAAAGATGGCTCTTGATATGCGCATGATTGACCCGGATTACGAGGACCACCCCGACAACAAGGCGAGCCATTGCGCCAAGATGATTGCGGAGTATTACCACAAATACGATGCGCAGAGGGGGACGCAGTTCGTGTTCAGCGACCTCGGTACATTCCAGCCGGGCGGAGGATGGAGCGTCTATACCGAAATCAAGCGCAAGTTGGTAGAGGACTACGGCATACCTGCCCACGAAATCCGCTTCATTCAGGAATGCAAGAACGAGAAGGCGCGGAAGGCGGTCATTGAGGCAATGAACGAGGGTCAGGTGCGTGTGCTGTTCGGCTCGACGAGTATGCTCGGCACGGGCGTGAACGCCCAGCGCAGAGCGGTGG
Proteins encoded in this region:
- a CDS encoding DUF1896 family protein, translated to MKQNKKTVPAELSYYGLYLLDYLRKYHPDKVSDKDLIAEREEAATATFEKERRTGGTVEYAHEEAMRILLHGLHFSPYALLREVVENEFANEVAESDHEAFCRKLYPYLTNLFAGYDTSDDTFALSPAHDLLYTELVGTVMLYLEGTHGVQ
- a CDS encoding N-6 DNA methylase, with amino-acid sequence MAFNRKQKLRDNIEAVRTAFTLDRERRTPTERERALLERYCGFGGLKCILNPARELADAARWAKSDLELFAPTVELHRVIRENSKDETEYKRYMDSLKASVLTAFYTPKTVTDTIADVLHDKKVHPNLVLEPSAGMGAFIGSVLSGNPQAEVMAFEKDLLTGKMLGHLYPQQKIRTEGFEKIEKPFLNRFDLAISNIPFGDIAVFDPEYANGSVFKKIAARKVHTYFFLKGLDAVRDGGIVAFITSQGVLNTESNGGTRYMMTRKADLVSAIRLPNNLFTEDANTEVGCDLIILQKNEGKEELSEEDKRFGDVVKSNHTNIVSNGYFLDHPERIIHTDAKRDTDPYGKPAMVYTHSGGVEGIAMDLYQMLSADLSERLNLNRYNGIKEEKLETKQTIVVQRMQTEAKKGNDVKAVAGQQADAKREENPVRQEVVQIAAIPQEVETKRPEAPIMDLYDLFGYTQEERRLAERGLKPERKRSGKSKGKKAVQPTLFVLPESGKEEAAKKETGKVKAESTEAASGITSITPEEAQEMEEIIRNGMDMPQVSRQETVSVASPDVKDVSETAEDEDPEDAIYRSLDWETNPPINGFYEMMMSLTPERRAELRRLGREKMDANAAKQIEAKNVAQPSSLRPIYPIENGFEAERKAQIERVEREMREEEAALTPEERQRRKEEAMTPRPFKGIMEPYLKEGSLVWEHTGGIRFQIGVLKDVTKYGATFQPLDMEGMQAQKAQLYIDLRNTYERLYAHEAENHEENALLRRNLNTYYDEFVMRYGNLNAKHNAKLILMDASGRNMLSLERGEDGQFVKADIFDRPVSFSQETLVEVESPEEALSASLNLYGGVNLPYMESLCDLPQTDLLEALKGRVFYNPLAEGYEIADRFIAGNVVQKVADVEGWIREHGEHAMLPQAEESLEALKAAVPEQIPFEDLDFNFGERWIPTGVYAAYMSRLFDTDVRITYSESLDEYSVSCAYKTMKITDEFLVKGYYRNYDGMNLLKHALHNTCPDMMKSIGKDENGNDIKVRDSEGIQLANAKIDEIRNGFTEWLEEQSPEFKKRLTDMYNDKFNCFVRPKYDGSHQKFPDLDLKGLGIKDLYPSQKDCIWMLKQNGGGVADHEVGTGKTLIMCVSAHEMKRLGLVHKPMIIGLKANVREIAETYRKAYPNARILYASEKDFAAANRVRFFNDIKNNDWDCVIMSHDQFGKIPQSPELQQRILQAELDTVEENLEVLRGQGKDVSRAMLRGLEKRKFNLQAKLEKVEYAIKTRTDDVADFKQMGIDHLFIDESHQFKNLTFNTRHDRVAGLGNSEGSQKALNLLFAIRTIQERTGRDLGATFLSGTTISNSLTELYLLFKYLRPKALEKQDIRCFDAWAAIFAKKTTDFEFNVTNTIVQKERFRYFIKVPELAAFYNEITDYRTAEDVGVDRPKKNEILHHIPPTPDQEYFIKQLMEFAKTGNAMVLGRLPLSETEEKAKMLIATDYARKMALDMRMIDPDYEDHPDNKASHCAKMIAEYYHKYDAQRGTQFVFSDLGTFQPGGGWSVYTEIKRKLVEDYGIPAHEIRFIQECKNEKARKAVIEAMNEGQVRVLFGSTSMLGTGVNAQRRAVAIHHLDTPWRPSDLAQRDGRAVRKGNEIAKLYANNKVDVIIYAVEKSLDSYKFNLLHCKQTFISQLKSGAMGARTIDEGAMDEKSGMNFSEYMAILSGNTDLLDKAKLEKKIASLEGERKSFNRGKRDSELKLESKTTTLNNNRAIISAMTEDWGKFTAAAQTDKEGNRLNLIKIDGLDTTDEKTIGKKLQDIAKNATTGGVPQRIGELYGFPIKVVSERTLSEGLEFIDNRFHVRGSYKYTYNNGHLAMADPIAAARNFLNALERIPAIIDQYKVKNEVLEKEIPQLQEIAGKTWKKEDELKQLKSELAALDRKIQLELAPKQEPVLEDDGKEKESQKESPHAGVSHEIAPASPSGRQAWHIRPEMQTEAPLPQVKKVRI